A stretch of the Marasmius oreades isolate 03SP1 chromosome 8, whole genome shotgun sequence genome encodes the following:
- a CDS encoding uncharacterized protein (antiSMASH:Cluster_8.3; BUSCO:EOG092625U6) produces the protein MLVRASTRSYPVRATILPLPSQKCKSERHYAKPATPASRQTNAFKNRGGKVSKNPKAFSRKSRVGTFRSMNPASLSLDIFQFGKLPPLDLPTFSPNLITEPNIGKAVQYAPLNNDPIKWFGTPKNLLLEHRLLSQRASIIRDVTVSAARILDEASETSSERTRIVLTGRPGCGKSSLLLQAVRYTLAKDWVVIYIPRARQTINSTSTYTYDIRTQTYLQPHFAHETLRRTLAVNEKILSEMRMTGSLALEKREIPSGTTLAGLAEVGVKEGLGTTAQGVLAPVILERLLLELGKQKRNPVLLAVDDFQCIYTPMSEYRDPHFSRIRPYHLSVPRLLLEYASGKRTFYRGAVVGAITASDPEYRTSVELRDALKLGPDLWDLCGSSKSRGEGVKSGISGPLEKRNKVFVEYAKGLRSLQLPKGFTLPEAAAAFEVWMKDGSVLGNPTDELLLSKYTESAGNPRDFIWKGLLSSLEGVPPSVAEIKGKVGTPWPQLREMTLS, from the exons ATGCTGGTTCGCGCATCTACGCGTTCATATCCCGTCCGGGCTACTATTCTCCCTCTTCCATCTCAAAAGTGTAAATCTGAACGCCACTACGCCAAACCTGCCACCCCAGCCTCTCGTC AGACCAATGCATTCAAGAACAGAGGAGGCAAGGTCTCGAAGAACCCGAAAGCCTTCAGTCGGAAAAGCCGGGTCGGA ACGTTTCGTTCCATGAACCCAGCTTCGCTGTCTCTCGATATCTTTCAGTTTGGAAAGTTACCACCGCTCGATCTTCCTACTTTCTCTCCG AACCTAATTACCGAACCAAACATCGGAAAGGCGGTCCAATACGCTCCATTAAACAATGACCCTATCAAATGGTTCGGGACTCCCAAGAATCTTCTACTTGAG CATCGTCTACTCTCTCAACGAGCTTCTATCATCCGGGACGTCACTGTCAGTGCTGCCCGCATATTGGATGAAGCCTCAGAAACTTCAAGTGAACGCACTCGTATTGTTTTAACAGGAAGGCCCGGATGCGGTAAAAGCTCGTTGTTATTACAAGCGGTTAGATATACGTTGGCCAAGGATTGGGTCGTGATTTACATTCCTAGAG CCAGGCAGACAATAAATTCCACAAGTACATATACCTACGACATCAGAACGCAAACTTACCTCCAACCCCACTTTGCTCACGAGACTCTTCGTCGCACCCTAGCGGTCAACGAAAAGATCCTTTCGGAAATGAGAATGACCGGATCTTTGGCTTTGGAAAAGCGGGAGATCCCCTCGGGCACGACTTTAGCCGGATTGGCTGAAGTTGGAGTGAAGGAAGGCCTTGGGACGACCGCACAGGGTGTACTAGCTCCCGTCATACTTGAGAGACTTTTGTTAGAACTCGGAAAGCAAAAGAG AAATCCCGTCCTTCTTGCAGTAGACGATTTCCAGTGTATCTATACTCCGATGTCTGAGTATCGGGACCCGCACTTTAGCCGTATACGACCCTACCATCTCTCGGTTCCCCGTCTCCTCCTCGAGTATGCTTCAGGTAAAAGGACGTTTTATCGAGGTGCAGTCGTTGGTGCCATTACCGCCAGCGACCCCGAATACAGAACATCAGTAGAATTGAGGGATGCATTGAAACTTGGGCCGGATTTGTGGGACTTGTGTGGGAGTTCAAAATCCAGGGGAGAGGGTGTCAAGTCGGGTATCTCTGGGCCTTTGGAGAAGAGGAACAAGGTTTTTGTGGAATACGCGAAGGGATTGAGATCGCTTCAATTGCCGAAGGGTTTTACGTTGCCCGAAGCAGCAGCAGCGTTTGAAGTATGGATGAAGGATGGTAGTGTGTTGGGAA ATCCCACCGACGAACTTCTCCTTTCCAAATATACGGAATCTGCGGGTAATCCACGAGATTTTATCTGGAAAGGGCTCTTATCGAGTTTAGAGGGCGTCCCGCCATCAGTGGCGGAAATAAAAGGGAAGGTTGGGACTCCTTGGCCCCAGCTGCGTGAGATGACACTTAGTTAG
- a CDS encoding uncharacterized protein (antiSMASH:Cluster_8.3) — MSTAIASQASDHFPAYPNLTLKDQRYTILRKLGEGVSATTWLVRDSQSSQPYETYLATKILTVEATQMHETGVSRELEFLKELTDIGSDRESLTMMFDHFVERSPRGLHLCIVQPLYSTSVSGLRRSSPTKSLPLHMTRNILSMLVEALEQLHDRLIVHTDLKLSNLLFGNFLYSDNKALEAYLETHPPETLGDFELEGKRYPIVKEQPIPHQYTWETSAFEAEKFIVYLIDFGHAQRAGEQPTTNCFGALPLRAPEIILHSDFGPGIDIWAVGCLTSELLVGRWLFQPEEGKHGPLKTTTSLR, encoded by the exons ATGTCTACAGCAATCGCCAGTCAAGCTTCCGACCATTTCCCTGCGTATCCTAATCTTACGCTCAAAGACCAACGTTACACGATCTTGCGCAAACTAGGCGAAGGCGTCTCTGCGACCACCTGGCTGGTTCGTGACTCTCAGAGCAGCCA ACCCTATGAAACTTACCTCGCTACAAAGATTCTTACGGTTGAAGCGACCCAGATGCACGAAACCGGCGTTTCGAGGGAACTAGAATTCTTGAAAGAGCTCACAGACATAGGCTCTGACCGGGAATCACTAACGATGATGTTTGATCACTTTGTTGAGCGCAGTCCCCGCGGCCTCCACCTCTGCATTGTCCAGCCCCTTTACAGTACTTCCGTCTCAGGCCTGCGTCGCTCATCGCCCACAAAGTCTCTGCCACTTCACATGACGAGGAATATCCTATCCATGTTAGTCGAGGCCTTGGAACagctccatgatcgactgaTAGTGCACACTG ATCTCAAGCTCAGCAACTTGCTTTTTGGGAACTTTCTATACTCTGATAACAAAGCTCTTGAGGCTTATCTTGAAACACATCCACCGGAAACGCTAGGCGACTTTGAGCTCGAGGGTAAGCGCTATCCGATTGTCAAGGAGCAACCCATTCCGCATCAATATACCTGGGAAACCAGTGCTTTCGAAGCCGAGAAGTTTATAGTCTACCTCATAGATTTTGGTCATG CTCAGCGGGCTGGGGAGCAGCCCACGACTAACTGCTTCGGTGCTCTACCTTTACGCGCGCCTGAAATCATTCTTCATTCAGATTTTGGACCAGGCATCGATATCTGGGCTGTCGGCTGTCTC ACATCTGAGCTCCTAGTCGGCCGTTGGTTATTCCAACCTGAGGAAGGGAAACATGGACCTTTGAAGACGACCACCTCGCTAAGATGA
- a CDS encoding uncharacterized protein (antiSMASH:Cluster_8.3) → MLERANRRKQYFDDDGNLLRVQELIPTRLEDALAVYKIEGLSEEEIKKAADFIRACLRFDYKQRATAKELQNIHFLLMLSNASRTAC, encoded by the exons ATGCTTGAACGTGCGAATCGCAGGAAACAATATTTTGACGATGATG GCAACTTGTTGCGGGTTCAAGAACTCATTCCAACCCGTCTTGAAGATGCCTTGGCAGTCTACAAGATCGAGGGCTtgtcggaggaagagatCAAGAAGGCGGCGGACTTCATAAGGGCCTGTCTTCGCTTCGATTATAAACAGCGAGCCACCGCTAAAGAACTCCAGAACATCCATTTCTTGCTGATGCTTTCAAATGCTAGCCGAACCGCTTGTTAG
- a CDS encoding uncharacterized protein (antiSMASH:Cluster_8.3), whose product MNSSQGKNKTTSLSYTARSFIQRMVTELLEKCGITLDQLPFDQDLYDECKEIMASEYHIPSSLYPWFERYLSVGVIIASTSYSHLPKSHRVYVAVYTASATALDDIFSQHHQQMEAFNERFVMGVSQDDPILDALAKTLMSTSDLYGRIQSNLIVTSTLDFITSLMMDMEIKQMTNLNSPSFAAFCRDMSGISKSYAMFIFPQEVSLAAYVQCLPQLGNFINGMNDVLSFYKEEIAGEEENFASMLAKESSITKYEAIQRIADDVAEADKNISKGLAGNRLALDSWKSFKRGYVRFHTSCCRYKLDELFKPLPVVTTSLPRRARGVDDL is encoded by the exons ATGAACAGTTCACAAGGCAAAAACAAAACA ACATCTTTATCTTACACTGCAAGGTCTTTCATCCAGCGCATGGTCActgagcttctcgagaaatGCGGCATTACACTCGACCAATTACCATTTGACCAGGACCTCTACGACGAATGCAAGGAGATCATGGCGTCCGAATACCATATACCATCGTCTCTCTATCCCTGGTTTGAGAGATACTTATCCGTAGGGGTCATCATTGCCTCTACATCCTACTCCCATCTTCCAAAGAGCCACCGAGTGTATGTTGCCGTTTATACGGCTTCTGCTACGGCACTGGACGATATCTTCTCTCAACACCATCAACAAATGGAAGCTTTTAATGAACGTTTTGTCATGGGGGTTTCACAGGACGATCCCATCCTGGATGCTCTGGCTAAAACCCTTATGAGTACATCCGATCTTTATGGTCGCATACAGTCCAACTTGATCGTGACATCCACGTTGGATTTCATAACTTCTTTGATGATGGACATGGAAATTAAACAAATGACA AACTTGAACTCGCCCAGTTTCGCGGCTTTCTGTCGGGATATGTCTGGTATCTCTAAATCATATGCGATGTTCATATTCCCGCAGGAAGTCAGCCTCGCAGCGTATGTCCAATGTTTACCTCAACTCGGAAATTTTATCAATGGCATGAA TGACGTACTTTCGTTTTACAAAGAGGAAATCGCGGGAGAGGAGGAGAACTTTGCGAGTATGCTCGCGAAGGAATCCTCGATCACGAAGTATGAGGCTATCCAACGCATAGCTGACGATGTCGCCGAGGCCGATAAGAACATCTCGAAAGGGTTGGCTGGTAATCGGTTGGCCTTGGATAGTTGGAAGAGTTTCAAGAGAGGATACGTCCGCTTCCATACCTCGTGCTGCCGGTACAAGCTCGACGAGCTATTTAAGCCACTGCCAGTCGTTACGACCTCACTTCCAAGGAGAGCCAGAGGAGTTGATGATTTATAG
- a CDS encoding uncharacterized protein (antiSMASH:Cluster_8.3), with the protein MSSFEEFAEVAKDGNERSRREFWMRLRGFLCFRVERVLGTTRIRVRKRALAVPSRLVLLVVRLKTVVFTKIRMDEDPPELTQSRPRLLLCTRPESQTREDCCETSACSYPSTSFNSFRISCFWLFPSTCFIDCDSMHHPNSGSVGRSDLPGFHHEVGQVACGADE; encoded by the coding sequence ATGTCGTCCTTTGAAGAGTTTGCGGAGGTTGCGAAAGATGGGAATGAGAGGAGTAGAAGGGAATTCTGGATGAGATTGAGAGGATTTCTTTGCTTTCGAGTTGAACGAGTGTTAGGGACGACGCGAATTCGAGTGAGGAAAAGGGCACTGGCAGTGCCGTCGAGATTGGTGTTGTTGGTAGTACGGTTGAAAACAGTCGTGTTCACGAAGATTCGGATGGATGAGGACCCCCCAGAATTAACTCAGTCTCGACCACGACTTCTTTTGTGCACGAGACCGGAATCACAGACGCGCGAAGACTGTTGCGAGACATCCGCCTGTTCCTATCCATCCACGTCCTTCAATTCCTTCAGGATCTCATGTTTTTGGTTGTTCCCATCTACGTGTTTTATCGACTGCGACTCAATGCACCACCCCAACAGTGGGTCGGTGGGTCGAAGTGATTTGCCAGGATTCCACCACGAGGTTGGGCAAGTTGCCTGCGGAGCCGATGAATAA